The following coding sequences lie in one Deltaproteobacteria bacterium IMCC39524 genomic window:
- a CDS encoding cation:proton antiporter, producing MDSSLFHILIALAAIFIGALLGGRLASLCHIPRVTGYLVVGLLIGPSLAGLVNLPTFLPEEVLAELRLVSDLALALILMHIGGLFEIRHLDRWRHRVLLFSGSEMLLTFTLVAVSTLGVNLAVLQKVLPGLTLWQTSLAFAMFLGIIAVATAPAATLMVIREYEAEGQVTNLVLTLVGFNNLVSVLGFAVIAHVFIFPDEGLALLMMRMGGPVLIGASIGFCMSVWAQRLELPSENKILMLGGIAVNVAICRGLGVDPLLASLVLGMVLANSCSRWNSLQQDIRQVDYLLYVIFFVLAGANLHIESLAHIGLLGVVYVFARTLGKWLGAALGARLGGFGPNERAYIGLTLMAQAGVAIGLASQLAHNWPVGGKLLETVVLGSVVVFELIGPLAVRHGLVRSGEVPILALLQKKAPVGALEGMHNVVHHFRSSLGVPVGHDLKDPGDILVKHIMRQNVETVLHSTPYYALLKHIAHSRYDRFPVVDDNDRFIGVIDYTEIRNLLFEPALVPLVVAGDLTATAQYCLCPDQPLREALKILQLHRNISYFPVVDSADPQKLVGILNQNDVLAAFRRLGQEA from the coding sequence ATGGACTCTTCTTTGTTCCACATACTGATCGCGCTTGCTGCGATTTTCATCGGCGCTCTGCTGGGCGGCAGGCTGGCTTCGCTCTGCCATATCCCGAGAGTCACCGGCTACCTGGTGGTAGGCTTGCTGATCGGTCCGTCCCTTGCCGGCCTGGTCAACCTGCCGACCTTCCTCCCCGAGGAGGTCCTTGCAGAGCTCCGCCTGGTTTCTGATTTGGCTCTTGCCCTGATCTTGATGCACATCGGCGGATTATTCGAAATTCGCCACCTTGATCGCTGGCGGCATCGGGTCCTGCTCTTTTCCGGCAGTGAGATGTTGTTGACTTTTACCCTGGTAGCGGTCTCCACCCTTGGGGTCAACCTGGCGGTCCTGCAGAAAGTCCTACCAGGCCTGACCCTCTGGCAAACCTCGCTGGCGTTCGCCATGTTCTTGGGGATCATTGCCGTAGCCACAGCCCCTGCGGCCACCCTGATGGTCATCCGCGAGTACGAGGCAGAAGGACAGGTGACCAACCTTGTGCTGACCCTGGTCGGATTCAACAACCTGGTGTCGGTCCTCGGCTTCGCAGTCATCGCCCATGTTTTCATCTTTCCTGACGAAGGGCTTGCCTTGCTGATGATGCGCATGGGCGGTCCTGTCCTGATCGGCGCCAGCATCGGTTTTTGCATGTCGGTGTGGGCTCAGCGCCTTGAGCTGCCGAGCGAGAACAAGATTCTCATGCTGGGTGGTATTGCCGTCAACGTGGCCATCTGCCGGGGGCTGGGGGTTGATCCCCTGCTGGCCAGCCTGGTCCTCGGCATGGTCCTCGCTAACAGCTGCTCGCGCTGGAATAGTTTGCAGCAGGACATCCGCCAGGTCGACTACCTCCTCTACGTCATCTTCTTTGTCCTGGCAGGCGCCAACCTGCATATTGAATCCCTGGCGCACATCGGACTGCTTGGCGTTGTCTACGTCTTCGCGCGCACCCTCGGCAAGTGGTTGGGCGCAGCCCTTGGTGCCCGCCTCGGCGGTTTCGGGCCGAACGAAAGGGCCTATATAGGCTTGACACTGATGGCGCAAGCCGGTGTTGCGATCGGTCTCGCCAGTCAACTGGCCCATAACTGGCCGGTTGGCGGCAAGTTGCTTGAGACGGTTGTTCTTGGGTCCGTGGTGGTCTTCGAACTGATCGGGCCTCTCGCAGTGCGTCACGGCCTTGTGCGCTCAGGGGAGGTGCCAATTCTTGCCCTGTTGCAGAAGAAAGCACCGGTGGGGGCTCTAGAGGGAATGCATAACGTTGTCCACCACTTTCGCAGTTCTCTGGGGGTTCCTGTCGGACATGATCTCAAGGATCCGGGTGACATACTGGTCAAGCATATTATGCGCCAGAACGTGGAAACCGTGCTGCATAGCACTCCCTATTATGCACTGCTCAAGCATATCGCCCATAGTCGCTACGATCGCTTCCCGGTCGTTGATGATAATGACCGTTTCATCGGTGTGATCGATTACACAGAGATTCGGAATCTGCTTTTTGAGCCGGCACTTGTGCCTCTGGTTGTCGCTGGAGATTTGACCGCAACAGCACAATATTGCTTATGTCCGGACCAGCCTCTGCGCGAAGCTTTGAAGATTCTGCAACTGCATCGCAATATCAGCTACTTTCCCGTTGTCGATTCGGCGGATCCGCAAAAGCTGGTCGGTATTCTTAATCAGAACGATGTGCTTGCTGCGTTCCGGCGCCTGGGGCAGGAGGCTTAG
- a CDS encoding YifB family Mg chelatase-like AAA ATPase, producing MLAKVLSGALLGIDAYPVEVEVDIAQGLPQFATVGLPEGAVKESKDRVKSAIKNSGYEFPTRRITINLAPADIRKEGTAFDLPMAIGLLTATGLVPAERAGRFLFMGELSLDGGIKPVRGVLPVAAAARRWDLDGLILPVANAEEGALVDGVPVYPAKTLGEVVDFLTGNRVLEVCRVDIATMIGNAVQDDVDFAEVRGQGHVKRALEVAAAGGHNILMTGPPGSGKTMLARRISTILPAQTFEEALEITKIHSILGLLPEGQALVAKRVFRSPHHTISDAGLIGGGSHPRPGEVSLAHNGVLFLDEMPEFKKNILEMLRQPLEDGQVCISRAAQSLTYPASFMLVAAMNPCPCGYQGDSQHSCTCTPAMIQRYRTRLSGPLLDRIDLQVEVPRVPHSDLADTRPAEASVIIRGRVEQAREIQQARFSRFRIHCNARMGPKQLQAFCRADTAGQELLKQVTDRLGLSARTYTRLLKVARTIADLAGSEDIEVNHLAEAIQYRSLDRKTS from the coding sequence ATGCTCGCCAAGGTTTTGTCCGGGGCGCTGCTCGGGATCGATGCCTACCCGGTTGAGGTAGAGGTCGATATCGCCCAAGGCCTGCCGCAGTTCGCTACGGTCGGTTTGCCCGAGGGCGCGGTCAAGGAAAGTAAGGATCGCGTCAAGTCCGCCATCAAGAATTCCGGCTACGAATTTCCTACCCGACGAATCACCATCAATCTTGCTCCCGCCGATATTCGCAAAGAGGGAACTGCGTTCGATCTGCCTATGGCCATTGGATTACTCACGGCCACCGGGCTGGTGCCCGCTGAACGTGCCGGACGGTTCCTGTTTATGGGCGAGCTCTCTCTCGATGGCGGCATCAAGCCTGTCCGTGGTGTCCTGCCGGTGGCTGCTGCCGCGCGACGTTGGGATCTTGATGGCTTGATCTTGCCGGTCGCCAATGCCGAAGAGGGGGCGCTGGTTGATGGTGTGCCGGTCTACCCTGCAAAAACTTTGGGTGAAGTTGTTGATTTTCTCACCGGCAACCGGGTTCTGGAAGTGTGCCGGGTTGATATTGCCACGATGATCGGCAACGCGGTGCAGGATGATGTCGATTTTGCCGAGGTTCGTGGCCAGGGACATGTCAAGCGGGCCCTTGAAGTTGCCGCAGCAGGTGGCCATAATATCCTGATGACCGGACCTCCGGGGAGCGGTAAAACCATGCTGGCACGGCGGATCTCCACGATCCTGCCGGCACAGACGTTTGAAGAAGCACTCGAGATTACCAAAATCCACTCGATTCTTGGGCTTTTGCCAGAGGGCCAGGCGCTGGTGGCCAAGCGTGTCTTTCGCTCGCCTCACCATACGATTTCCGATGCCGGCCTGATCGGAGGCGGCTCTCATCCCCGTCCGGGTGAAGTCTCTCTAGCGCACAATGGTGTGTTGTTTCTCGACGAAATGCCTGAGTTCAAGAAAAACATCCTTGAAATGCTGCGGCAGCCACTTGAAGACGGTCAGGTCTGCATCAGTCGTGCGGCACAAAGCCTGACTTACCCGGCTTCGTTTATGCTGGTCGCTGCAATGAATCCTTGCCCCTGTGGTTACCAGGGCGACTCCCAGCATAGCTGCACCTGCACTCCGGCCATGATCCAACGTTACCGGACCCGACTCTCCGGCCCCTTGCTCGATCGTATCGATCTTCAGGTCGAGGTGCCGCGGGTGCCGCATAGTGATCTCGCTGATACCCGTCCAGCGGAAGCGAGCGTCATAATTCGAGGGCGTGTGGAGCAGGCCCGCGAGATTCAGCAGGCGCGTTTCTCCCGGTTCCGGATTCATTGCAACGCACGCATGGGTCCCAAACAGCTACAGGCTTTTTGCCGTGCAGATACGGCCGGCCAGGAATTACTCAAGCAGGTGACGGACCGGCTCGGTTTGTCGGCACGGACCTATACCCGTTTACTCAAGGTGGCACGGACGATTGCCGATCTCGCCGGTTCAGAAGATATTGAAGTCAATCATCTGGCTGAGGCGATTCAATATCGTTCCCTCGATCGGAAAACCAGCTGA
- a CDS encoding amino acid permease → MKKELRLVDVYAIATGATLSAGFFLLPGIAAISAGPGLVLAYMLAALPMIPATFSVIELATAMPRAGGVYYFLDRSLGPFFGTIGGIGTWLALVLKVAFALVGMGAYIALFFPVLQIVPIAVTIAVILGVINLLGTKKSGGLQVALVFGLLSLLLIFITSGAFSIQPQHFEGFLAAGFDNIIATAGLVYISYVGVTKVASLSEEVKDPERNLPRAVFLALASAILVYGLGTTVVVGLVPPDELRGNLTPVATAAGYAMGYPGVVLLSLAALLAFVSVANAGLLSASRYPLAMSRDHLLPDLFRKLSRFGTPFHAILLTLAVIILIIVFFDPVGIAKLASSFQLLMFALVCIAVIVMRESQIQSYDPGFRSPFYPWMQLAGVVLPLFLIFEMGIVPMLFSAGLILASSGWYLYYGRHRVVRAGAIYHVFERLGRHKHVDLDSELRGILREKGLRAEDPFDEIVMRSRVIDLDTASQFKDVVALVAEQLCTIIPMTEGDICKQVMDGNKIGATPVTRGVALPHFRSDKIERAEMILVRAKQGVQISIYNPLNYQVEGVEVVYTIFFLVSPDHNPTQHLRILARIAERIDEESFFTEWRQANDEHGLRQSLLHDDHFLILNLRANHPTDSLVGQSLSDLQIPKGCLVAMLTRDDQSFVPDGSAILKEGDRLLVIGEKNGLLSLEEIYAGDT, encoded by the coding sequence TTGAAAAAAGAGCTGCGTCTGGTCGATGTTTATGCCATTGCCACGGGTGCGACTCTGAGCGCCGGTTTTTTCCTGCTCCCGGGCATCGCTGCCATCAGTGCTGGCCCGGGGCTTGTCCTCGCGTACATGCTGGCCGCCTTGCCGATGATTCCCGCCACCTTCAGTGTCATAGAGCTGGCGACAGCAATGCCCCGTGCCGGAGGTGTCTACTATTTCCTGGACCGTTCACTTGGACCATTTTTTGGTACGATCGGCGGCATAGGTACCTGGCTAGCCCTCGTACTCAAGGTCGCCTTCGCACTGGTCGGGATGGGGGCCTATATTGCTCTGTTCTTCCCGGTCCTTCAGATTGTTCCAATAGCCGTAACGATCGCAGTTATACTCGGCGTGATCAACCTCCTGGGCACCAAGAAGAGCGGCGGTCTTCAGGTCGCACTGGTGTTCGGACTGCTCAGCCTGCTGTTGATCTTTATTACCAGCGGAGCCTTCTCCATACAACCTCAGCATTTCGAAGGATTCCTGGCGGCCGGTTTCGACAACATTATCGCCACTGCCGGTTTGGTCTATATCAGTTATGTCGGCGTGACCAAGGTTGCAAGCCTTTCGGAGGAGGTCAAAGACCCGGAGCGGAATCTGCCGCGGGCGGTGTTTCTAGCCCTCGCCAGCGCCATTCTGGTCTATGGCCTGGGAACCACAGTGGTCGTAGGCTTGGTCCCGCCCGACGAGTTGCGTGGTAACCTGACCCCCGTCGCGACGGCGGCCGGCTATGCCATGGGCTACCCCGGGGTTGTGCTACTGTCTCTGGCGGCGCTATTGGCATTTGTGTCGGTCGCCAATGCAGGGCTGCTCAGTGCTTCGCGCTACCCCCTGGCCATGAGCCGCGACCATCTGCTGCCGGACTTGTTCCGCAAGCTGAGCCGGTTCGGAACACCTTTTCATGCCATTTTGTTAACCTTGGCCGTTATCATCCTCATCATCGTCTTCTTCGACCCGGTTGGCATCGCCAAGCTGGCCAGCTCCTTTCAGTTGCTGATGTTCGCCCTGGTCTGCATAGCGGTGATCGTCATGCGGGAGAGCCAGATTCAATCCTATGACCCGGGCTTTCGTTCCCCGTTTTACCCCTGGATGCAGCTGGCCGGAGTTGTTTTGCCACTTTTCCTGATCTTTGAGATGGGGATCGTACCGATGCTCTTTTCTGCGGGTCTGATTCTGGCCTCGAGCGGATGGTATCTCTACTATGGGCGTCATCGCGTGGTCCGGGCAGGAGCCATCTACCATGTATTCGAGCGCCTTGGCCGTCACAAACATGTTGACCTGGATAGTGAGTTGCGGGGAATCTTGCGAGAGAAGGGGCTCCGCGCAGAGGACCCCTTTGATGAGATCGTTATGCGCAGCAGGGTTATTGATCTAGATACTGCCAGTCAATTCAAAGATGTGGTGGCACTGGTTGCGGAGCAACTGTGCACCATTATCCCTATGACCGAAGGGGATATCTGCAAGCAGGTCATGGATGGCAATAAAATAGGGGCGACTCCGGTGACACGCGGGGTAGCGCTCCCCCATTTCCGCTCGGACAAGATCGAGCGTGCAGAGATGATCCTGGTCAGGGCGAAGCAGGGTGTGCAAATCTCGATCTATAATCCGCTGAACTACCAGGTGGAGGGCGTCGAGGTCGTTTACACGATATTCTTTCTCGTCAGCCCGGACCATAACCCGACCCAGCACCTGAGGATTCTGGCCAGGATCGCAGAACGTATTGATGAAGAAAGTTTCTTTACGGAGTGGCGTCAGGCCAATGACGAACATGGTCTGCGGCAGAGCCTGCTCCATGATGATCATTTCCTGATCCTGAACCTTCGCGCCAATCACCCCACGGACAGCCTGGTCGGGCAGTCCTTAAGCGACCTGCAAATCCCCAAGGGCTGCCTGGTGGCCATGCTGACGCGCGACGACCAGTCCTTTGTCCCGGATGGCAGCGCCATCCTTAAGGAGGGAGATCGTCTTCTGGTTATAGGCGAGAAGAACGGTTTGCTCTCTTTAGAGGAGATTTACGCCGGCGACACGTGA
- a CDS encoding cation diffusion facilitator family transporter: protein MTDHTSSEHHNHDQDCHDQNDHGLLDHGITRGFIIAIGLTAVTLVAEIIGGFWTNSLALLSDAAHVFMDLFALILSLAAIHLAKFPASDTRTYGWHRAEIFASLINGVTLLLIAFGILGEAWDRMLQPEAVKSKEMFIIAIIGLIMNLIAASRLHGHSHDDLNVRSAFLHVLGDAIASVGVIIGGVIMLYTEWFVLDALVSMIIVLIISWGAIRILREAGHILLEGVPKNIDINELVDKMRATEGVKDIHHLHVWSICSHITALSAHIDIEPDYRLRQGEIIGTLEQLLDHDYHITHTTMQGECSSCLTGPIIQQLKHRPRKTTDDHNHHSH from the coding sequence ATGACAGACCATACCTCATCAGAGCACCACAATCACGATCAAGACTGCCATGATCAAAACGATCACGGGCTGCTGGATCACGGCATAACCCGTGGCTTTATCATCGCTATCGGTCTGACTGCTGTCACCCTGGTAGCTGAAATTATAGGTGGATTCTGGACCAATTCCCTGGCCTTGCTCTCTGACGCCGCCCATGTCTTCATGGATCTTTTCGCCTTGATCCTGTCTCTGGCGGCCATCCATCTGGCCAAATTCCCGGCCAGCGACACCCGCACCTACGGCTGGCACCGTGCCGAGATTTTTGCTTCCTTGATAAACGGTGTGACACTGTTGCTGATTGCCTTCGGCATTCTCGGTGAAGCCTGGGACCGCATGCTTCAACCGGAGGCAGTCAAGAGCAAGGAGATGTTCATCATCGCCATTATCGGCCTGATCATGAACCTGATTGCTGCCAGCCGCCTGCATGGCCACTCACATGATGACCTCAATGTCCGCAGCGCCTTCCTGCATGTTCTGGGTGATGCCATCGCCTCGGTTGGCGTCATCATAGGTGGCGTCATTATGCTCTACACCGAATGGTTTGTCCTTGATGCCCTGGTCTCCATGATCATCGTTCTGATCATCAGTTGGGGAGCGATACGCATACTTCGCGAAGCCGGACACATCCTGCTCGAGGGTGTCCCAAAAAACATTGACATCAATGAACTGGTCGACAAAATGCGTGCCACAGAAGGTGTCAAAGACATTCACCACCTTCATGTCTGGTCCATCTGCTCACACATCACGGCTCTGTCCGCACATATTGATATCGAGCCGGACTACCGCTTGCGTCAGGGCGAAATTATCGGTACTCTTGAACAGCTGTTGGATCACGATTACCATATCACCCACACGACAATGCAGGGAGAGTGCTCAAGCTGTTTGACCGGACCGATTATTCAACAGCTTAAGCATCGCCCCCGCAAAACAACCGACGACCACAATCATCATTCGCACTGA
- the trxB gene encoding thioredoxin-disulfide reductase: protein MSDTLYDVLIIGGGPAGLTAGLYTSRAKLKSLLVERMILGGQVMTTTKVENYPGFPGGIDGPDLMMRFQEHCQEFGLETITGEVTGLVDKGDEKIVTVDGEEFRTRAVIITTGAEPSKLGIPGEVAFTGRGVSYCATCDGAFFRDVPVAIIGGGDTAAEEALFLCRFASKVYMVHRRDELRATKVLQERIFANDKIEMVWNSTVEEAIGDNSGVTSIVLRNRQDDSTRTLDVVGMFVAVGVTPKAHFLAEILDLDAEGYILADSDCQTSIPGVFAAGDVRKKILKQIATAVGDGAIAAIVAEKYLDNLKH from the coding sequence ATGAGTGACACCCTTTACGACGTACTGATCATTGGCGGCGGCCCGGCCGGATTGACGGCTGGCCTTTACACCTCGCGGGCCAAGTTGAAGTCTCTGCTGGTAGAGCGGATGATCCTTGGTGGCCAGGTGATGACCACGACCAAGGTGGAAAACTACCCAGGTTTTCCCGGTGGCATAGACGGCCCTGATCTGATGATGCGTTTTCAGGAGCACTGCCAGGAATTCGGCCTGGAGACGATTACCGGTGAAGTGACCGGTCTGGTCGATAAGGGGGATGAAAAAATCGTCACCGTGGACGGAGAGGAGTTTCGTACTCGCGCTGTGATAATCACCACCGGCGCTGAGCCAAGCAAGCTGGGCATCCCTGGAGAGGTGGCATTCACCGGACGCGGCGTCTCGTATTGTGCCACTTGCGACGGTGCCTTCTTTCGCGATGTTCCGGTTGCTATTATCGGCGGCGGTGATACCGCTGCAGAGGAAGCCCTCTTCCTCTGCCGTTTTGCCAGCAAGGTATACATGGTGCATCGCCGTGATGAACTGCGTGCCACCAAGGTTTTGCAGGAGCGCATCTTCGCCAATGACAAGATCGAGATGGTATGGAACAGCACTGTCGAAGAAGCAATCGGCGATAACAGCGGTGTGACCAGTATTGTCCTTCGCAACCGTCAGGACGATTCAACCCGAACCCTGGATGTTGTCGGAATGTTCGTTGCTGTTGGCGTGACACCGAAAGCACATTTTCTCGCTGAGATTCTCGACCTGGATGCGGAAGGTTATATTCTGGCTGATTCAGATTGCCAAACCTCTATACCAGGCGTTTTTGCAGCCGGGGATGTGCGCAAGAAAATTCTCAAGCAAATCGCCACTGCAGTTGGCGACGGGGCAATTGCCGCGATTGTTGCCGAGAAGTACCTGGACAACCTGAAACACTAA
- a CDS encoding 16S rRNA (uracil(1498)-N(3))-methyltransferase yields the protein MNLILLHQNDFIDTNRVRLHGRRFEHACKILNVTIGKLLQVGLIGGKTGSGTVTSIDATALEMEISLDKSPPAPIPITVILALPRPKVFKRVLQGLTAFGVKEIIMLNSWRVDKSYWQSPSLEPESLREQLILGLEQARDTILPNIQLQQRFKPFVEDDLPELAAASCALVAHPGSSQPCPADVQGKITLAIGPEGGFTPYEVDLLVNAGLKQVHLGARPLRVETAVPALIGRLLPSSV from the coding sequence ATGAACCTGATTCTGCTGCATCAAAATGATTTTATCGACACCAACCGCGTCAGACTGCATGGACGACGGTTTGAACACGCCTGCAAAATCTTGAACGTAACAATTGGCAAACTTTTACAGGTCGGACTTATTGGTGGCAAGACGGGCTCTGGGACTGTTACATCTATCGACGCAACAGCTCTCGAGATGGAAATCTCTTTGGATAAATCTCCTCCCGCACCGATACCCATAACCGTTATCCTGGCCCTGCCACGGCCCAAAGTTTTTAAACGCGTTCTCCAAGGTCTAACGGCCTTTGGCGTGAAAGAGATCATCATGCTCAATAGCTGGCGCGTCGACAAAAGCTACTGGCAAAGCCCTTCCCTGGAGCCTGAATCATTGCGAGAGCAACTCATTCTCGGCCTGGAGCAGGCGCGCGACACGATCCTTCCGAACATTCAACTGCAACAGCGCTTCAAACCATTTGTCGAAGACGACCTGCCAGAGCTTGCCGCTGCCAGCTGTGCCCTGGTTGCTCATCCGGGATCATCACAGCCCTGCCCAGCAGACGTACAGGGGAAAATAACTCTCGCGATCGGCCCTGAAGGTGGTTTTACGCCCTACGAAGTAGACCTGCTTGTCAACGCAGGGTTGAAACAGGTCCACCTCGGTGCCAGGCCACTGCGCGTTGAAACCGCTGTTCCTGCATTGATCGGCCGATTATTGCCCTCCAGCGTGTAG
- a CDS encoding retropepsin-like aspartic protease: MADIYKYRDVNGRLTFVDDESKVPIQYRDDMTSISEPDVSVSTEIKSENKKASRAEALATQEQTERARKAAIKKKLRRYQTPVKVSRNRVIVPAEVSMGNRTVKLSLLLDTGATTTVLHREAIKELDLPSGKRYKARVAGGGIVMSEKIKFRQITIGPFQRKKATAMVINLKGKELPFDGMLGMDFLKRHPYQIDFENEVINWDPLD, encoded by the coding sequence ATGGCAGACATTTACAAATACCGCGATGTAAACGGTCGTCTCACCTTTGTCGATGATGAAAGCAAGGTTCCAATTCAGTATCGCGATGACATGACATCTATAAGCGAGCCAGACGTTTCAGTTAGCACTGAGATCAAGAGTGAGAACAAAAAGGCTAGCCGGGCAGAAGCTCTCGCAACACAGGAACAGACTGAGAGGGCAAGAAAAGCCGCAATCAAGAAGAAACTCCGAAGATATCAAACACCCGTCAAAGTAAGTCGTAACCGGGTCATCGTTCCCGCTGAAGTTTCCATGGGAAACAGGACCGTAAAACTTTCCCTGCTGCTCGACACCGGTGCAACCACAACGGTCCTTCATCGCGAAGCGATCAAAGAGCTCGACTTACCCAGTGGCAAAAGGTACAAGGCCAGGGTCGCCGGTGGTGGTATTGTCATGTCAGAGAAAATCAAGTTCAGGCAGATCACTATCGGCCCTTTTCAAAGAAAAAAGGCGACCGCCATGGTCATCAACCTGAAAGGTAAAGAGCTCCCCTTTGACGGCATGCTCGGCATGGATTTTTTAAAAAGACATCCTTATCAGATCGACTTTGAAAATGAAGTCATCAACTGGGACCCTCTCGACTGA
- a CDS encoding ROK family protein, with translation MASWLSGRNGSASPPTKQEMNVLGIDIGGSSIKAALVNPVNGTLVKKRLHIPTPQPATPEAVSNIIAKLVADLNWTGPIGCGFPAVIRNGIACTAANIDPAWIGTNLIEAFSAKTRSKVFVLNDADAAGLAEMHYGAGRNASGTTIVVTAGTGLGTALFRNNTLIPNTEFGHIQLNGGSGEEFASAAVKTRLNLSYSEWAKRLDNYLHCLEDLLWPDLFILGGEISNDHALFLPELTIKTTVMPATLRNDAGIIGAAAAVLL, from the coding sequence TTGGCATCCTGGTTGTCTGGCCGCAATGGTTCGGCTTCTCCGCCCACTAAGCAAGAGATGAATGTCCTCGGCATAGACATAGGCGGATCGAGCATCAAAGCCGCTCTGGTCAACCCTGTTAACGGCACTCTCGTCAAAAAGCGTTTGCACATACCCACCCCGCAACCAGCAACACCGGAGGCGGTCAGCAATATCATCGCCAAGCTCGTTGCTGACTTAAACTGGACGGGGCCAATCGGCTGCGGCTTTCCAGCTGTGATACGCAACGGCATCGCGTGCACTGCAGCAAACATAGACCCGGCCTGGATTGGCACGAACCTGATCGAGGCGTTTTCTGCAAAAACCCGGAGCAAGGTCTTTGTCCTCAATGATGCTGACGCTGCCGGTCTTGCTGAAATGCATTACGGAGCAGGTCGTAACGCCTCTGGAACAACGATCGTTGTTACAGCCGGGACAGGTTTGGGGACAGCCCTGTTCCGAAACAACACCCTGATTCCCAACACGGAGTTCGGCCATATCCAATTGAACGGCGGCAGCGGGGAAGAATTCGCCTCGGCAGCAGTCAAAACAAGGCTGAATCTTTCTTATTCTGAATGGGCGAAACGCCTCGATAACTACCTGCACTGCCTTGAGGACCTTCTCTGGCCCGATCTCTTTATCCTCGGAGGAGAAATCAGTAATGACCACGCCCTCTTCTTGCCAGAACTGACCATTAAAACCACGGTTATGCCGGCGACCTTGCGTAATGACGCGGGAATAATCGGCGCCGCAGCAGCCGTTTTGCTGTAA
- a CDS encoding diaminopimelate decarboxylase codes for MPMSQSFQDRLFPIAADLAEHYGTPFHIYDEAGILETGERLKKAFSGIDGFREYYAVKALPNPRILELMKELDFGFDCSSIPELIVSRQVGGKGEDIMFTSNNTTEEEFLYAAAEGGSILNLDDISLIDKVPEFPEVVCFRYNPGPRRTGNIIIGNPVEAKYGITHEQIISAYKMAMERGGKRFGLHTMVASNERDYTYMVETARMLLQISALVEEELGIRFEFLNIGGGLGIPYNPADKELDLDTMAKEITALFDEFKSEHGYAPRMYMESGRWVTGPHGALITKAINHKSIYREYVGVDACMSSLMRPAMYDAYHHIDVIGKINQEKSETYDIAGSLCENNDKFAVQREMPPIQDGDLLAIHDSGAHGHAMGFQYNGRLRPKELLLRTDGSVELIRRAETNADYFQTLTFEEDVLLAK; via the coding sequence ATGCCCATGTCACAATCTTTTCAGGACCGTCTTTTCCCTATCGCTGCCGATCTTGCCGAACACTACGGTACGCCCTTTCACATATATGATGAAGCAGGCATTCTTGAGACAGGAGAGAGACTTAAAAAAGCCTTCTCCGGCATAGACGGCTTCCGTGAATACTATGCGGTTAAAGCCCTGCCTAACCCGCGCATATTGGAACTGATGAAGGAGCTGGATTTTGGTTTCGATTGCAGTTCCATACCTGAACTGATTGTGAGCAGACAGGTTGGCGGCAAGGGTGAAGACATCATGTTCACCTCGAACAACACCACAGAAGAAGAGTTCCTGTATGCGGCCGCTGAGGGTGGAAGCATTCTGAACCTGGATGATATCTCCCTGATTGATAAGGTTCCTGAGTTCCCTGAAGTCGTCTGCTTCCGCTACAACCCAGGTCCGCGCAGAACGGGCAATATCATTATCGGCAACCCGGTTGAAGCAAAGTACGGCATTACCCATGAGCAGATCATCTCAGCGTATAAGATGGCAATGGAACGTGGCGGGAAACGTTTCGGTCTGCACACCATGGTGGCGTCAAATGAAAGAGATTACACTTACATGGTAGAAACTGCGCGAATGCTATTGCAGATTTCCGCCCTGGTAGAAGAAGAGTTGGGGATACGTTTCGAATTTCTCAACATTGGCGGTGGCCTGGGGATCCCCTACAATCCAGCCGACAAAGAGCTCGACCTTGACACTATGGCTAAAGAGATCACTGCTCTCTTTGATGAATTCAAATCAGAACATGGCTACGCCCCACGCATGTATATGGAAAGCGGTCGCTGGGTCACCGGTCCTCATGGTGCACTGATCACCAAAGCCATAAACCATAAAAGCATCTACCGCGAATACGTCGGGGTTGATGCCTGCATGTCATCACTGATGCGTCCGGCCATGTACGACGCATATCATCACATTGACGTGATCGGCAAAATCAACCAGGAAAAATCCGAAACCTACGACATCGCCGGCTCACTCTGCGAAAACAACGATAAGTTCGCTGTTCAGCGTGAGATGCCACCGATTCAAGATGGCGACCTGCTTGCAATTCACGACAGCGGCGCTCACGGCCACGCCATGGGCTTTCAGTACAATGGCCGGTTGCGCCCCAAAGAACTCCTGCTACGCACAGATGGCAGCGTGGAACTGATTCGGCGCGCCGAAACCAATGCAGATTATTTTCAGACCCTGACATTTGAAGAGGATGTCTTACTGGCCAAATAA